From a region of the Erinaceus europaeus chromosome 14, mEriEur2.1, whole genome shotgun sequence genome:
- the ECHS1 gene encoding enoyl-CoA hydratase, mitochondrial, with product MAAVRLLLPGACRLLRAPPARPAPRTFTSGAGFQYIITEKKGENSSVGLIRLNRPKALNALCSGLITELNQALDTFEEDPGVGAIVLTGGEKAFAAGADIKEMQNRKFQDCYSGSFLSHWDRLARVRKPVIAAVNGYALGGGCELAMMCDIIYAGEKAQFAQPEILLGTIPGAGGTQRLTRAVGKSLAMEMVLTGDRISAQDAKQAGLVSKIFPVEKLVEEAIQCAEKIASNSKIVAAMAKESVNAAFEMTLTEGNKLEKKLFYSTFATDDRKEGMTAFVEKRKANFRDQ from the exons ATGGCCGCCGTTCGCCTCCTGCTGCCCGGCGCCTGCCGCCTGCTGCGAGCTCCGCCCGCCCGGCCCGCGCCGCGCACCTTCACCTCGG GTGCCGGGTTCCAGTACATCATCACGGAGAAGAAGGGCGAGAACAGCAGCGTGGGCCTGATCCGCTTGAACCGCCCCAAAGCGCTCAACGCACTCTGCAGTGGGCTGATCACAGAGCTCAACCAGGCGCTGGACACCTTTGAGGAAGACCCGGGCGTGGGGGCTATCGTGCTCACGGGCGGGGAGAAGGCGTTTGCAG CTGGAGCCGACATCAAGGAAATGCAGAACCGAAAGTTCCAGGACTGTTACTCCGGCTCCTTCCTGAGCCACTGGGATCGCCTGGCCCGGGTCAGGAAGCCGGTCATTGCCGCGGTCAACGGCTACGCA CTTGGTGGGGGCTGTGAGCTCGCCATGATGTGTGACATCATCTATGCTGGAGAGAAAGCCCAGTTTGCACAGCCAGAGATCTTGCTGGGAACCATCCCAG GTGCAGGGGGCACTCAGAGACTGACCCGCGCCGTTGGGAAGTCCCTGGCCATGGAGATGGTCCTCACGGGGGACCGCATCTCAGCCCAGGATGCCAAGCAAGCAG GCCTTGTGAGCAAAATTTTTCCTGTTGAGAAACTGGTCGAAGAAGCCATCCAGTGTGCAGAAAAGATCGCCAGTAATTCAAAAATCGTAGCAGCGATGGCCAAGGAATCTGTGAATGCAG cttttgagATGACGCTCACAGAGGGGAACAAGTTGGAGAAGAAGCTCTTCTACTCAACCTTTGCCACG